The Apostichopus japonicus isolate 1M-3 chromosome 20, ASM3797524v1, whole genome shotgun sequence genome contains a region encoding:
- the LOC139961168 gene encoding uncharacterized protein isoform X1 gives MLYSFHWLDSWSQLGISIPSRADTDTGSYCVILETSTVWELTRITLIQIHYQTAFRVELLDGYDSPAPGEADEDQLFYSYWMYTAQIVEVFKGAESDMRANVDDILDFYTPQRALCGRVSLYDEEQPSNEYLFTGTIEVSESGVTYAAITGCTWVEKWSDLKEEQIEGLRGSYSSCNCTIYPVSGEKFTGKPPRNRFNIQTCVFNPVSAKNLQVTDCELLYGSCIWNGERNGCEWKNEGLFQTCFQARKQSLVRKGKPAVSTRAECSLFNGRKKKQCIMKFLKAARKERPMVGRRSRH, from the exons ATGTTATATAGTTTCCATTGGTTGGACAGCTGGAGTCAGTTGGGGATTAGCATACCATCCAGGGCAGACACAGATACTGGAAGTTACTGTGTGATATTAGAAACTAGTACAGTCTGGGAATTAACCAGGATTACTTTGATACAGATCCATTATCAAACAG CATTCCGAGTGGAGCTTCTTGATGGTTATGACAGTCCAGCTCCTGGGGAAGCAGATGAGGATCAGCTGTTTTACAGTTATTGGATGTACACAGCACAGATTGTGGAGGTCTTTAAAGGCGCAGAGTCTGATATGAGGGCCAATGTGGATGACATTCTTGATTTCTACACACCTCAGAGAGCATTATGTGGAAGAGTTTCTTTGTATGATGAAGAACAACCATCCAATGAATACCTCTTCACAG GCACCATTGAGGTATCCGAGAGTGGTGTTACTTATGCTGCAATCACCGGCTGTACTTGGGTAGAAAAGTGGTCTGACCTAAAAGAGGAACAGATTGAAGGATTGAGGGGTTCCTACAGTTCATGTAACTGTACT ATATACCCTGTCAGTGGAGAGAAGTTCACTGGTAAACCTCCAAGGAACAGATTCAATATCCAGACATGCGTATTTAATCCTGTGAGTGCAAAGAATCTTCAGGTAACTGACTGTGAACTTTTGTACGGCTCTTGCATCTGGAACGGAGAAAGAAATGGCTGTGAATGGAAGAATGAAGGGCTGTTTCAGACATGCTTCCAGGCAAGAAAGCAGAGCTTGGTACGCAAAGGAAAGCCTGCTGTTTCTACCAGGGCAGAATGTTCACTGTTCAATGGACGGAAAAAGAAGCAATGTATCATGAAGTTCTTGAAAGCCGCGAGAAAAGAGAGGCCAATGGTTGGAAGAAGATCACGGCACTAA
- the LOC139961168 gene encoding uncharacterized protein isoform X2, whose amino-acid sequence MWFLPACLLMLIQAARGKEQCICSQLHHPQDKFCSADFAFRVELLDGYDSPAPGEADEDQLFYSYWMYTAQIVEVFKGAESDMRANVDDILDFYTPQRALCGRVSLYDEEQPSNEYLFTGTIEVSESGVTYAAITGCTWVEKWSDLKEEQIEGLRGSYSSCNCTIYPVSGEKFTGKPPRNRFNIQTCVFNPVSAKNLQVTDCELLYGSCIWNGERNGCEWKNEGLFQTCFQARKQSLVRKGKPAVSTRAECSLFNGRKKKQCIMKFLKAARKERPMVGRRSRH is encoded by the exons ATGTGGTTTCTTCCTGCATGTCTATTGATGTTAATACAAGCTGCCAGAGGAAAGGAACAATGTATCTGCAGTCAGCTTCATCACCCTCAAGATAAATTCTGTTCAGCAGATTTTG CATTCCGAGTGGAGCTTCTTGATGGTTATGACAGTCCAGCTCCTGGGGAAGCAGATGAGGATCAGCTGTTTTACAGTTATTGGATGTACACAGCACAGATTGTGGAGGTCTTTAAAGGCGCAGAGTCTGATATGAGGGCCAATGTGGATGACATTCTTGATTTCTACACACCTCAGAGAGCATTATGTGGAAGAGTTTCTTTGTATGATGAAGAACAACCATCCAATGAATACCTCTTCACAG GCACCATTGAGGTATCCGAGAGTGGTGTTACTTATGCTGCAATCACCGGCTGTACTTGGGTAGAAAAGTGGTCTGACCTAAAAGAGGAACAGATTGAAGGATTGAGGGGTTCCTACAGTTCATGTAACTGTACT ATATACCCTGTCAGTGGAGAGAAGTTCACTGGTAAACCTCCAAGGAACAGATTCAATATCCAGACATGCGTATTTAATCCTGTGAGTGCAAAGAATCTTCAGGTAACTGACTGTGAACTTTTGTACGGCTCTTGCATCTGGAACGGAGAAAGAAATGGCTGTGAATGGAAGAATGAAGGGCTGTTTCAGACATGCTTCCAGGCAAGAAAGCAGAGCTTGGTACGCAAAGGAAAGCCTGCTGTTTCTACCAGGGCAGAATGTTCACTGTTCAATGGACGGAAAAAGAAGCAATGTATCATGAAGTTCTTGAAAGCCGCGAGAAAAGAGAGGCCAATGGTTGGAAGAAGATCACGGCACTAA
- the LOC139961167 gene encoding metalloproteinase inhibitor 1-like — protein sequence MAHTLFLTILLFFVGTTVSGQRCNCNYISHPQTRFCQAHFAFRGSILNAEKAALPGERDRGYLYNQNLRYNVSVYEIFKGEMTYMTEHVVSLFTPTGGICGKPGLLQSQKEDNSENDFLFTGDIAVTSQGYKYLVITNCNWVARWEDLTKEQQEGLNGFYSDCGCEIYPRSEALDLGDTDADNFQVEDCGFNPISASILKVTDCETNFGHCMEVDDQVCSWVLSPTFEECFASRKSRLLLGAAAVTTRKDCNIYTGKQRKKCLLKVMKANRL from the exons ATGGCACACACACTTTTTCTCACAATTTTGCTCTTTTTCGTTGGGACCACTGTATCTGGCCAAAGATGTAATTGCAATTACATCTCTCACCCGCAAACACGATTCTGCCAGGCACATTTTG CGTTCCGAGGATCAATACTTAATGCCGAGAAGGCCGCTCTACCCGGAGAAAGGGACAGAGGCTACCTTTACAATCAGAATCTCAGATACAATGTCAGCGTATATGAAATCTTCAAGGGTGAGATGACATACATGACAGAACATGTTGTATCCCTCTTTACACCTACCGGTGGAATCTGTGGAAAGCCTGGATTGTTACAATCACAAAAAGAGGACAACTCCGAGAATGATTTCTTATTTACAG GAGACATTGCTGTAACATCACAAGGCTACAAATACTTAGTCATCACAAATTGTAACTGGGTTGCAAGATGGGAAGATTTGACCAAAGAACAACAAGAAGGACTGAATGGTTTCTATTCTGACTGTGGATGTGAG ATTTATCCGAGGAGTGAGGCTCTGGATCTTGGTGACACAGATGCAGATAACTTCCAAGTAGAAGACTGTGGGTTCAATCCAATCAGTGCTTCAATCCTCAAAGTTACAGATTGCGAGACAAACTTTGGCCACTGCATGGAAGTTGATGATCAAGTTTGCAGCTGGGTTCTCAGTCCAACCTTTGAGGAATGTTTTGCCTCTCGTAAATCAAGACTGCTCCTTGGAGCAGCAGCAGTTACAACCAGGAAGGACTGTAACATTTACACAGGCAAACAGAGAAAGAAATGTCTTTTGAAGGTAATGAAGGCCAACAGATTATAG